One genomic window of Oncorhynchus kisutch isolate 150728-3 linkage group LG26, Okis_V2, whole genome shotgun sequence includes the following:
- the LOC109870708 gene encoding uncharacterized protein LOC109870708 codes for MDPRCAWRLCGLYLRPSWRSSIFRFVRIYSHVSPVSGKSLTESERSSSTNLKVRKRGSSKSSRSCTAKSSSSRNGSQTVLPNTQGDGESISSEPLSDFLGITEDSLLTSVQDSFKESLNNVLCIQREGQVDTQSLSRVIVGEVSKKVNSIISVAIQTPISGPISPVIFASGGVSSTKVVEEMVSGVSNILQMYINGKSVEQSVVLREDGVEVDMTHLTGQVMTALSGTVLNFSNKEENDPNKRELLCVVADHMKMLESCKSSEEMLKQGESNLNIKGAKSSLRLSTQSMDRLLTEEFQTKATESIQPKVYTEGQQEDPLHSNTFPEPHPCYQ; via the exons ATGGACCCT AGATGTGCCTGGAGATTGTGCGGTTTGTATCTGAGGCCATCCTGGAGGTCATCAATTTTCCGTTTTGTACGGatatacagccatgtgtctccagtatccggcaagtctctgacagaatcagagagatcTTCTAGCACAAACCTGAAGGTTCGCAAGAGAGGCAGCAGCAAATCCTCAAGGTCTTGCACGGCCAAATCAAGCTCCTCTCGTAATGG gtctcagacagtgttgccaaatactcagggagatggtgagtctatATCATCTGAGCCACTCAGTGACTTTTTGGGGATCACTGAGGACAGTCTCCTCACTAGTGTCCAGGATTCCTTCAAAGAGTCGCTGAACAATGTCCTCTGTATCCAAAGAGAGGGCCAGGTAGACACTCAAAGTCTATCCCGGGTTATTGTTGGAGAAGTGTCAAAGAAGGTCAATTCCATAATCTCTGTGGCCATCCAAACTCCCATCTCTGGGCCAATATCCCCTGTCATTTTTGCCAGTGGTGGTGTCTCCAGCACCAAGGTGGTTGAGGAGATGGTGTCTGGCGTTTCCAACATACTTCAGATGTACATTAATGGGAAGAGTGTTGAGCAGAGTGTTGTTCTCAGAGAGGATGGTGTTGAGGTGGATATGACACATTTAACAGGACAGGTCATGACAGCCCTCAGTGGCACTGTTTTGAACTTCAGCAATAAGGAGGAAAATGATCCCAACAAGAGGGAACTGCTTTGTGTTGTTGCTGACCATATGAAGATGCTTGAATCTTGTAAAAGTTCTGAGGAGATGCTAAAACAAGGAGAGAGCAACCTCAATATCAAAGGTGCCAAATCTAGTCTTCGTCTGTCAACACAAAGTATGGACAGACTACTCactgaggagtttcagaccaAGGCCACTGAATCGATCCAACCCAAAG TGTACACAGAAGGTCAACAAGAAGACCCACTGCACTCCAACACCTTCCCAGAACCACACCCCTGCTATCAGTGA